GTTGCCGGTGCAATCGCAAAGCTCATCATGCCCGGCAAGGACCCGGGGGGCTTCATCGTCACGATCCTGCTGGGCGTGGCGGGGGCCCTCGTCGGTGGCTTCATTGGCACGAGCCTCGGGTGGGGCACGGTCACGGGGTTCAACTTCGTCAGCATGGCAATGGCCGTCATCGGGGCCTTGCTGCTGCTCTTGATCTACCGCATGCTCAAGAGAGCGTAAGGTCGACCGGCCCCTGTCACCGTGAGACGCGCCAGCGGGTCGTAAGCCGGCTCGCTGGCGTGCGTTTGTGTTGGGCGCTTTCGCACCCGCTCAGGGTTTCGTATGAGCGCCCGCGTGTAC
Above is a genomic segment from Luteitalea sp. containing:
- a CDS encoding GlsB/YeaQ/YmgE family stress response membrane protein; amino-acid sequence: VAGAIAKLIMPGKDPGGFIVTILLGVAGALVGGFIGTSLGWGTVTGFNFVSMAMAVIGALLLLLIYRMLKRA